A stretch of Vigna angularis cultivar LongXiaoDou No.4 chromosome 4, ASM1680809v1, whole genome shotgun sequence DNA encodes these proteins:
- the LOC108323422 gene encoding uncharacterized protein LOC108323422 isoform X2 yields MVSTRRNSGSFSNANKRPSSSDDKTPSPSPKRQKVDNVAAASEKPMPPAENSKDLGMREPPADPGECESRDAQIAGDVNPDGKADPTPPIADGSTPTVVADKPRGSFSSWAIYQKQNPNFEASVPWCRLLSQSAQNPNVLICTPNFTIGSSRGCNFPLKDQTISGNLCKIKHTQREGSAVAVLESTGSKGSVVVNGTLLKKSTSYVLNSGDEVIFGLIGNHSYIFQQINPEVAVKAAEIQGGVSKFFQIERRAGDPSAVAGASILASLSSLRPDLTRWKSPSQTAGKPIQGTDVPSHSVLPDGTETGLEGVEGNSVPNIATDKAADVGASDKNLPMDCDSDDAGTEAGNVKISGVNAFLGPFFRILAGSTCKVKLSKSIFKQVFEERHGTRDVQAASTSGTSVRSAVFKEDVHAAILDRNEIEVSFDNFPYYLSENTKNVLIAACFIHLKHREHAKYTTDLTTINPRILLSGPAGSEIYQEMLAKALAKHFGAKLLIFDSHSLLGGLTSKEAELLKDGFSADKSCGCAKQSPLTTDMAGSMDPPVSEPETQNSSNAPTPCGFESQLKFEADNLPSTSGASKTCVFKLGDRVKYSSYSGGIYQLQTISTRYSNHIYRGPPNGSRGKVVLLFDDNPLSKIGVRFDKPIPDGVDLGGCCEGGQGFFCHVNDLRLENSGIEELDKLLINTLFEVVVSESRNEPFILFMKDAEKSIVGNGDPFSFKSRLENLPDNVVVIGSHTHTDSRKEKSHPGGLLFTKFGSNQTALLDLAFPDSFGRLHDRGKEVPKPNKTLTKLFPNKVTIHMPQDEVLLASWKQQLDRDVETLKIKGNLHNLRSVLSRCGVECEGLESLCIKDQTLSIENAEKIVGWAISRHLMQNAETDPDAKLVLSCESIQYGIGILQSIQNESKSLKKSLKDIVTENEFEKRLLADVIPPNDIGVTFEDIGALENVKDTLKELVMLPLQRPELFCKGQLTKPCKGILLFGPPGTGKTMLAKAVATEAGANFINISMSSITSKWFGEGEKYVKAVFSLASKIAPSVIFVDEVDSMLGRRENPGEHEAMRKMKNEFMVNWDGLRTKDTERVLVLAATNRPFDLDEAVIRRLPRRLMVNLPDAPNRAKILKVILAKEDLSSGLDLNAIASMTDGYSGSDLKNLCVTAAHCPIKEILEKEKKAAALAEGRPAPAISGSADIRSLNMEDFKYAHQQVCASVSSESVNMTELQQWNELYGEGGSRVKRTLSYFM; encoded by the exons ATGGTTTCAACGAGACGCAACAGTGGATCTTTCTCCAACGCCAACAAGAGGCCGTCTTCTTCTGACGACAAAACTCCCTCCCCTTCCCCCAAGCGCCAAAAg GTCGACAATGTTGCTGCCGCCTCGGAGAAACCGATGCCGCCGGCGGAAAATTCCAAGGATTTGGGCATGCGGGAGCCTCCCGCTGATCCCGGAGAATGCGAATCTCGAGACGCTCAGATCGCCGGTGACGTCAATCCAGACGGCAAGGCCGATCCCACGCCGCCGATCGCCGATG GTTCTACACCGACTGTGGTTGCTGATAAACCTAGGGGTTCGTTCTCTTCTTGGGCTATATATCAGAAGCAAAACCCGAATTTCGAGGCTTCTGTTCCCTGGTGCAGACTCTTGTCTCAATCTGCGCAg AATCCCAATGTTTTAATTTGCACACCCAACTTTACTATTGGGTCTAGTAGGGGTTGCAATTTCCCGTTGAAGGACCAGACTATAAGTGGAAATTTGTGCAAGATCAAACACACGCAG CGCGAGGGAAGTGCTGTGGCCGTGCTAGAAAGTACGGGTAGCAAAGGATCGGTGGTAGTGAATGGCACGCTCCTCAAGAAGAGTACCAGTTATGTGCTTAACTCGGGGGACGAGGTGATTTTTGGTTTGATTGGGAATCATTCTTAT ATTTTTCAGCAAATAAATCCTGAAGTTGCAGTTAAGGCTGCAGAAATTCAGGGTGGTGTCAGCAAGTTTTTCCAGATTGAAAGGAGGGCTGGAGACCCTTCAGCCGTGGCTGGAGCTTCTATTCTGGCTTCTCTTTCCAGCCTCAGACCGGATCTTACAAGATGGAAGTCTCCATCTCAGACTGCTGGTAAACCTATTCAGGGTACTGATGTTCCTAGTCATTCTGTTCTCCCTGATGGTACAGAGACCGGGCTCGAAGGTGTGGAAGGCAACTCTGTTCCAAATATAGCGACAGATAAAGCTGCTGATGTTGGAGCAAGTGACAAGAATTTGCCTATGGATTGCGATTCAGATGATGCTGGCACAGAGGCAGGCAATGTAAAAATCTCTGGGGTGAATGCTTTCCTAGGGCCTTTCTTCAGGATTCTAGCTGGATCTACTTGTAAAGTGAAATTGAGCAAAAGTATCTTTAAACAGGTATTCGAAGAAAGACATGGGACGAGGGATGTGCAAGCTGCATCGACTTCCGGTACTTCTGTTCGCAGTGCAGTTTTTAAAGAGGATGTTCATGCTGCAATACTTGATAGGAATGAAATAGAAGTGTCCTTTGACAACTTCCCTTACTACTTAAG TGAGAATACAAAAAATGTTCTAATTGCAGCTTGCTTTATACACCTGAAGCATAGAGAACATGCAAAGTACACCACTGATCTTACAACCATAAACCCTCGTATTCTACTTTCAGGACCTGCAG GGTCAGAAATATATCAGGAGATGTTGGCAAAAGCACTTGCGAAACACTTTGGAGCTAAATTGCTCATATTTGATAGCCATTCGCTTTTGGGT GGTTTAACTTCCAAGGAAGCTGAGCTGCTCAAAGATGGATTTAGTGCTGATAAATCCTGTGGCTGTGCTAAACAAAGTCCTTTAACTACAGACATGGCTGGGAGCATGGATCCACCAGTTAGTGAACCAGAGACACAGAACTCCTCAAATGCACCTACTCCATGTGGTTTTGAGTCTCAACTTAAGTTTGAAGCTGATAATTTACCATCTACATCTGGGGCATCTAAAACTTGTGTGTTTAAACTAG GTGACAGGGTAAAATACAGTTCATATTCTGGGGGAATATATCAGCTTCAGACAATTTCTACAAGGTACAG CAATCACATATACAGGGGTCCACCTAATGGAAGTCGGGGGAAGGTTGTCTTACTTTTCGATGATAATCCCTTGTCAAAAATTGGTGTAAGATTTGATAAACCCATACCTGATGGAGTTGACCTTGGAGGTTGCTGTGAGGGTGGTCAAGGATTTTTCTGCCATG TGAATGATCTTCGGTTGGAAAACAGTGGCATTGAAGAACTTGACAAATTACTCATTAATACATTATTTGAG GTTGTGGTCAGTGAGAGCAGAAATGAACCCTTCATTTTGTTCATGAAAGATGCAGAGAAGTCTATAGTAGGAAACGGAGatccattttcatttaaaagtAGGCTTGAAAATCTTCCGGACAACGTGGTGGTAATAGGTTCACATACTCACACTGACAGTCGCAAAGAGAAG TCACATCCTGGGGGTTTACTTTTTACGAAGTTTGGCAGTAATCAGACGGCTCTTCTTGATTTGGCTTTCCCC gATAGTTTTGGAAGATTGCATGACAGGGGAAAGGAGGTCCCAAAGCCAAACAAAACCTTAACTAAACTTTTCCCGAATAAAGTGACAATTCACATGCCACAG GATGAAGTACTTCTAGCATCTTGGAAGCAGCAACTTGATCGAGATGTTGAGACTCTTAAAATTAAAGGAAATTTGCACAATTTACGTTCT GTTTTGAGCCGTTGTGGGGTGGAATGTGAAGGGCTTGAATCCTTGTGCATTAAGGATCAAACACTTAGTATTGAAA ATGCAGAGAAGATTGTTGGTTGGGCTATAAGCCGACATCTCATGCAGAATGCTGAAACTGATCCTGATGCAAAGCTTGTGTTGTCTTGTGAgag CATCCAGTATGGAATTGGCATCTTACAGTCTATCCAGAATGAGTCAAAAAGCCTGAAGAAGTCTCTTAAG GATATTGTAACAGAAAATGAGTTTGAAAAGAGGCTTTTGGCTGATGTTATTCCACCTAACGACATTGGTGTTACTTTTGAGGATATTGGAGCTCTTGAAAATGTCAAGGATACATTGAAGGAATTGGTTATGCTTCCTTTACAGAGGCCTGAGTTATTTTGCAAAGGGCAATTAACCAAG CCATGCAAGGGCATTCTTTTATTTGGTCCTCCTGGAACAGGCAAGACAATGCTTGCAAAGGCAGTTGCTACCGAAGCTGGTGCAAATTTCATCAACATTTCCATGTCGAGTATCACATCTAAG TGGTTTGGTGAGGGCGAAAAATATGTGAAAGCTGTTTTTTCCCTGGCAAGTAAAATTGCTCCTAGCGTGATATTTGTTGACGAA GTTGATAGCATGTTGGGCAGGAGGGAAAATCCTGGGGAGCATGAGGCCATGCgaaagatgaaaaatgaattcATGGTGAATTGGGATGGCTTACGCACGAAGGATACTGAGAGAGTTCTGGTGCTTGCAGCCACTAATAGGCCTTTTGACCTAGATGAAGCTGTCATAAGGAGGCTGCCTCGGAG GTTAATGGTAAATTTGCCAGATGCTCCAAATAGAGCAAAAATATTGAAAGTCATACTGGCAAAAGAAGATTTGTCTTCTGGTCTTGATTTGAATGCAATTGCAAGTATGACTGATGGATATTCCGGAAGTGACCTTAAG AATTTGTGTGTAACTGCTGCACATTGTCCAATTAAAGAGATATTAGAGAAGGAAAAAAAG GCTGCTGCTCTGGCAGAAGGTAGACCTGCTCCAGCAATAAGTGGAAGTGCAGATATCCGATCTTTAAACATGGAAGATTTCAAGTATGCTCATCAACAG GTGTGTGCAAGCGTTTCCTCTGAATCCGTAAATATGACGGAGCTTCAACAATGGAATGAACTATACGGTGAAGGTGGTTCAAGAGTAAAAAGAACATTAAGCTATTTCATGTGA
- the LOC108323422 gene encoding uncharacterized protein LOC108323422 isoform X9 yields MVSTRRNSGSFSNANKRPSSSDDKTPSPSPKRQKVDNVAAASEKPMPPAENSKDLGMREPPADPGECESRDAQIAGDVNPDGKADPTPPIADGSTPTVVADKPRGSFSSWAIYQKQNPNFEASVPWCRLLSQSAQNPNVLICTPNFTIGSSRGCNFPLKDQTISGNLCKIKHTQREGSAVAVLESTGSKGSVVVNGTLLKKSTSYVLNSGDEVIFGLIGNHSYIFQQINPEVAVKAAEIQGGVSKFFQIERRAGDPSAVAGASILASLSSLRPDLTRWKSPSQTAGKPIQGTDVPSHSVLPDGTETGLEGVEGNSVPNIATDKAADVGASDKNLPMDCDSDDAGTEAGNVFEERHGTRDVQAASTSGTSVRSAVFKEDVHAAILDRNEIEVSFDNFPYYLSENTKNVLIAACFIHLKHREHAKYTTDLTTINPRILLSGPAGSEIYQEMLAKALAKHFGAKLLIFDSHSLLGGLTSKEAELLKDGFSADKSCGCAKQSPLTTDMAGSMDPPVSEPETQNSSNAPTPCGFESQLKFEADNLPSTSGASKTCVFKLGDRVKYSSYSGGIYQLQTISTRYSNHIYRGPPNGSRGKVVLLFDDNPLSKIGVRFDKPIPDGVDLGGCCEGGQGFFCHVNDLRLENSGIEELDKLLINTLFEVVVSESRNEPFILFMKDAEKSIVGNGDPFSFKSRLENLPDNVVVIGSHTHTDSRKEKSHPGGLLFTKFGSNQTALLDLAFPDSFGRLHDRGKEVPKPNKTLTKLFPNKVTIHMPQDEVLLASWKQQLDRDVETLKIKGNLHNLRSVLSRCGVECEGLESLCIKDQTLSIENAEKIVGWAISRHLMQNAETDPDAKLVLSCESIQYGIGILQSIQNESKSLKKSLKDIVTENEFEKRLLADVIPPNDIGVTFEDIGALENVKDTLKELVMLPLQRPELFCKGQLTKPCKGILLFGPPGTGKTMLAKAVATEAGANFINISMSSITSKWFGEGEKYVKAVFSLASKIAPSVIFVDEVDSMLGRRENPGEHEAMRKMKNEFMVNWDGLRTKDTERVLVLAATNRPFDLDEAVIRRLPRRLMVNLPDAPNRAKILKVILAKEDLSSGLDLNAIASMTDGYSGSDLKNLCVTAAHCPIKEILEKEKKEQAAALAEGRPAPAISGSADIRSLNMEDFKYAHQQVCASVSSESVNMTELQQWNELYGEGGSRVKRTLSYFM; encoded by the exons ATGGTTTCAACGAGACGCAACAGTGGATCTTTCTCCAACGCCAACAAGAGGCCGTCTTCTTCTGACGACAAAACTCCCTCCCCTTCCCCCAAGCGCCAAAAg GTCGACAATGTTGCTGCCGCCTCGGAGAAACCGATGCCGCCGGCGGAAAATTCCAAGGATTTGGGCATGCGGGAGCCTCCCGCTGATCCCGGAGAATGCGAATCTCGAGACGCTCAGATCGCCGGTGACGTCAATCCAGACGGCAAGGCCGATCCCACGCCGCCGATCGCCGATG GTTCTACACCGACTGTGGTTGCTGATAAACCTAGGGGTTCGTTCTCTTCTTGGGCTATATATCAGAAGCAAAACCCGAATTTCGAGGCTTCTGTTCCCTGGTGCAGACTCTTGTCTCAATCTGCGCAg AATCCCAATGTTTTAATTTGCACACCCAACTTTACTATTGGGTCTAGTAGGGGTTGCAATTTCCCGTTGAAGGACCAGACTATAAGTGGAAATTTGTGCAAGATCAAACACACGCAG CGCGAGGGAAGTGCTGTGGCCGTGCTAGAAAGTACGGGTAGCAAAGGATCGGTGGTAGTGAATGGCACGCTCCTCAAGAAGAGTACCAGTTATGTGCTTAACTCGGGGGACGAGGTGATTTTTGGTTTGATTGGGAATCATTCTTAT ATTTTTCAGCAAATAAATCCTGAAGTTGCAGTTAAGGCTGCAGAAATTCAGGGTGGTGTCAGCAAGTTTTTCCAGATTGAAAGGAGGGCTGGAGACCCTTCAGCCGTGGCTGGAGCTTCTATTCTGGCTTCTCTTTCCAGCCTCAGACCGGATCTTACAAGATGGAAGTCTCCATCTCAGACTGCTGGTAAACCTATTCAGGGTACTGATGTTCCTAGTCATTCTGTTCTCCCTGATGGTACAGAGACCGGGCTCGAAGGTGTGGAAGGCAACTCTGTTCCAAATATAGCGACAGATAAAGCTGCTGATGTTGGAGCAAGTGACAAGAATTTGCCTATGGATTGCGATTCAGATGATGCTGGCACAGAGGCAGGCAAT GTATTCGAAGAAAGACATGGGACGAGGGATGTGCAAGCTGCATCGACTTCCGGTACTTCTGTTCGCAGTGCAGTTTTTAAAGAGGATGTTCATGCTGCAATACTTGATAGGAATGAAATAGAAGTGTCCTTTGACAACTTCCCTTACTACTTAAG TGAGAATACAAAAAATGTTCTAATTGCAGCTTGCTTTATACACCTGAAGCATAGAGAACATGCAAAGTACACCACTGATCTTACAACCATAAACCCTCGTATTCTACTTTCAGGACCTGCAG GGTCAGAAATATATCAGGAGATGTTGGCAAAAGCACTTGCGAAACACTTTGGAGCTAAATTGCTCATATTTGATAGCCATTCGCTTTTGGGT GGTTTAACTTCCAAGGAAGCTGAGCTGCTCAAAGATGGATTTAGTGCTGATAAATCCTGTGGCTGTGCTAAACAAAGTCCTTTAACTACAGACATGGCTGGGAGCATGGATCCACCAGTTAGTGAACCAGAGACACAGAACTCCTCAAATGCACCTACTCCATGTGGTTTTGAGTCTCAACTTAAGTTTGAAGCTGATAATTTACCATCTACATCTGGGGCATCTAAAACTTGTGTGTTTAAACTAG GTGACAGGGTAAAATACAGTTCATATTCTGGGGGAATATATCAGCTTCAGACAATTTCTACAAGGTACAG CAATCACATATACAGGGGTCCACCTAATGGAAGTCGGGGGAAGGTTGTCTTACTTTTCGATGATAATCCCTTGTCAAAAATTGGTGTAAGATTTGATAAACCCATACCTGATGGAGTTGACCTTGGAGGTTGCTGTGAGGGTGGTCAAGGATTTTTCTGCCATG TGAATGATCTTCGGTTGGAAAACAGTGGCATTGAAGAACTTGACAAATTACTCATTAATACATTATTTGAG GTTGTGGTCAGTGAGAGCAGAAATGAACCCTTCATTTTGTTCATGAAAGATGCAGAGAAGTCTATAGTAGGAAACGGAGatccattttcatttaaaagtAGGCTTGAAAATCTTCCGGACAACGTGGTGGTAATAGGTTCACATACTCACACTGACAGTCGCAAAGAGAAG TCACATCCTGGGGGTTTACTTTTTACGAAGTTTGGCAGTAATCAGACGGCTCTTCTTGATTTGGCTTTCCCC gATAGTTTTGGAAGATTGCATGACAGGGGAAAGGAGGTCCCAAAGCCAAACAAAACCTTAACTAAACTTTTCCCGAATAAAGTGACAATTCACATGCCACAG GATGAAGTACTTCTAGCATCTTGGAAGCAGCAACTTGATCGAGATGTTGAGACTCTTAAAATTAAAGGAAATTTGCACAATTTACGTTCT GTTTTGAGCCGTTGTGGGGTGGAATGTGAAGGGCTTGAATCCTTGTGCATTAAGGATCAAACACTTAGTATTGAAA ATGCAGAGAAGATTGTTGGTTGGGCTATAAGCCGACATCTCATGCAGAATGCTGAAACTGATCCTGATGCAAAGCTTGTGTTGTCTTGTGAgag CATCCAGTATGGAATTGGCATCTTACAGTCTATCCAGAATGAGTCAAAAAGCCTGAAGAAGTCTCTTAAG GATATTGTAACAGAAAATGAGTTTGAAAAGAGGCTTTTGGCTGATGTTATTCCACCTAACGACATTGGTGTTACTTTTGAGGATATTGGAGCTCTTGAAAATGTCAAGGATACATTGAAGGAATTGGTTATGCTTCCTTTACAGAGGCCTGAGTTATTTTGCAAAGGGCAATTAACCAAG CCATGCAAGGGCATTCTTTTATTTGGTCCTCCTGGAACAGGCAAGACAATGCTTGCAAAGGCAGTTGCTACCGAAGCTGGTGCAAATTTCATCAACATTTCCATGTCGAGTATCACATCTAAG TGGTTTGGTGAGGGCGAAAAATATGTGAAAGCTGTTTTTTCCCTGGCAAGTAAAATTGCTCCTAGCGTGATATTTGTTGACGAA GTTGATAGCATGTTGGGCAGGAGGGAAAATCCTGGGGAGCATGAGGCCATGCgaaagatgaaaaatgaattcATGGTGAATTGGGATGGCTTACGCACGAAGGATACTGAGAGAGTTCTGGTGCTTGCAGCCACTAATAGGCCTTTTGACCTAGATGAAGCTGTCATAAGGAGGCTGCCTCGGAG GTTAATGGTAAATTTGCCAGATGCTCCAAATAGAGCAAAAATATTGAAAGTCATACTGGCAAAAGAAGATTTGTCTTCTGGTCTTGATTTGAATGCAATTGCAAGTATGACTGATGGATATTCCGGAAGTGACCTTAAG AATTTGTGTGTAACTGCTGCACATTGTCCAATTAAAGAGATATTAGAGAAGGAAAAAAAG GAACAGGCTGCTGCTCTGGCAGAAGGTAGACCTGCTCCAGCAATAAGTGGAAGTGCAGATATCCGATCTTTAAACATGGAAGATTTCAAGTATGCTCATCAACAG GTGTGTGCAAGCGTTTCCTCTGAATCCGTAAATATGACGGAGCTTCAACAATGGAATGAACTATACGGTGAAGGTGGTTCAAGAGTAAAAAGAACATTAAGCTATTTCATGTGA
- the LOC108323422 gene encoding uncharacterized protein LOC108323422 isoform X8 — protein sequence MVSTRRNSGSFSNANKRPSSSDDKTPSPSPKRQKVDNVAAASEKPMPPAENSKDLGMREPPADPGECESRDAQIAGDVNPDGKADPTPPIADGSTPTVVADKPRGSFSSWAIYQKQNPNFEASVPWCRLLSQSAQNPNVLICTPNFTIGSSRGCNFPLKDQTISGNLCKIKHTQREGSAVAVLESTGSKGSVVVNGTLLKKSTSYVLNSGDEVIFGLIGNHSYIFQQINPEVAVKAAEIQGGVSKFFQIERRAGDPSAVAGASILASLSSLRPDLTRWKSPSQTAGKPIQGTDVPSHSVLPDGTETGLEGVEGNSVPNIATDKAADVGASDKNLPMDCDSDDAGTEAGNVKISGVFEERHGTRDVQAASTSGTSVRSAVFKEDVHAAILDRNEIEVSFDNFPYYLSENTKNVLIAACFIHLKHREHAKYTTDLTTINPRILLSGPAGSEIYQEMLAKALAKHFGAKLLIFDSHSLLGGLTSKEAELLKDGFSADKSCGCAKQSPLTTDMAGSMDPPVSEPETQNSSNAPTPCGFESQLKFEADNLPSTSGASKTCVFKLGDRVKYSSYSGGIYQLQTISTRYSNHIYRGPPNGSRGKVVLLFDDNPLSKIGVRFDKPIPDGVDLGGCCEGGQGFFCHVNDLRLENSGIEELDKLLINTLFEVVVSESRNEPFILFMKDAEKSIVGNGDPFSFKSRLENLPDNVVVIGSHTHTDSRKEKSHPGGLLFTKFGSNQTALLDLAFPDSFGRLHDRGKEVPKPNKTLTKLFPNKVTIHMPQDEVLLASWKQQLDRDVETLKIKGNLHNLRSVLSRCGVECEGLESLCIKDQTLSIENAEKIVGWAISRHLMQNAETDPDAKLVLSCESIQYGIGILQSIQNESKSLKKSLKDIVTENEFEKRLLADVIPPNDIGVTFEDIGALENVKDTLKELVMLPLQRPELFCKGQLTKPCKGILLFGPPGTGKTMLAKAVATEAGANFINISMSSITSKWFGEGEKYVKAVFSLASKIAPSVIFVDEVDSMLGRRENPGEHEAMRKMKNEFMVNWDGLRTKDTERVLVLAATNRPFDLDEAVIRRLPRRLMVNLPDAPNRAKILKVILAKEDLSSGLDLNAIASMTDGYSGSDLKNLCVTAAHCPIKEILEKEKKEQAAALAEGRPAPAISGSADIRSLNMEDFKYAHQQVCASVSSESVNMTELQQWNELYGEGGSRVKRTLSYFM from the exons ATGGTTTCAACGAGACGCAACAGTGGATCTTTCTCCAACGCCAACAAGAGGCCGTCTTCTTCTGACGACAAAACTCCCTCCCCTTCCCCCAAGCGCCAAAAg GTCGACAATGTTGCTGCCGCCTCGGAGAAACCGATGCCGCCGGCGGAAAATTCCAAGGATTTGGGCATGCGGGAGCCTCCCGCTGATCCCGGAGAATGCGAATCTCGAGACGCTCAGATCGCCGGTGACGTCAATCCAGACGGCAAGGCCGATCCCACGCCGCCGATCGCCGATG GTTCTACACCGACTGTGGTTGCTGATAAACCTAGGGGTTCGTTCTCTTCTTGGGCTATATATCAGAAGCAAAACCCGAATTTCGAGGCTTCTGTTCCCTGGTGCAGACTCTTGTCTCAATCTGCGCAg AATCCCAATGTTTTAATTTGCACACCCAACTTTACTATTGGGTCTAGTAGGGGTTGCAATTTCCCGTTGAAGGACCAGACTATAAGTGGAAATTTGTGCAAGATCAAACACACGCAG CGCGAGGGAAGTGCTGTGGCCGTGCTAGAAAGTACGGGTAGCAAAGGATCGGTGGTAGTGAATGGCACGCTCCTCAAGAAGAGTACCAGTTATGTGCTTAACTCGGGGGACGAGGTGATTTTTGGTTTGATTGGGAATCATTCTTAT ATTTTTCAGCAAATAAATCCTGAAGTTGCAGTTAAGGCTGCAGAAATTCAGGGTGGTGTCAGCAAGTTTTTCCAGATTGAAAGGAGGGCTGGAGACCCTTCAGCCGTGGCTGGAGCTTCTATTCTGGCTTCTCTTTCCAGCCTCAGACCGGATCTTACAAGATGGAAGTCTCCATCTCAGACTGCTGGTAAACCTATTCAGGGTACTGATGTTCCTAGTCATTCTGTTCTCCCTGATGGTACAGAGACCGGGCTCGAAGGTGTGGAAGGCAACTCTGTTCCAAATATAGCGACAGATAAAGCTGCTGATGTTGGAGCAAGTGACAAGAATTTGCCTATGGATTGCGATTCAGATGATGCTGGCACAGAGGCAGGCAATGTAAAAATCTCTGGG GTATTCGAAGAAAGACATGGGACGAGGGATGTGCAAGCTGCATCGACTTCCGGTACTTCTGTTCGCAGTGCAGTTTTTAAAGAGGATGTTCATGCTGCAATACTTGATAGGAATGAAATAGAAGTGTCCTTTGACAACTTCCCTTACTACTTAAG TGAGAATACAAAAAATGTTCTAATTGCAGCTTGCTTTATACACCTGAAGCATAGAGAACATGCAAAGTACACCACTGATCTTACAACCATAAACCCTCGTATTCTACTTTCAGGACCTGCAG GGTCAGAAATATATCAGGAGATGTTGGCAAAAGCACTTGCGAAACACTTTGGAGCTAAATTGCTCATATTTGATAGCCATTCGCTTTTGGGT GGTTTAACTTCCAAGGAAGCTGAGCTGCTCAAAGATGGATTTAGTGCTGATAAATCCTGTGGCTGTGCTAAACAAAGTCCTTTAACTACAGACATGGCTGGGAGCATGGATCCACCAGTTAGTGAACCAGAGACACAGAACTCCTCAAATGCACCTACTCCATGTGGTTTTGAGTCTCAACTTAAGTTTGAAGCTGATAATTTACCATCTACATCTGGGGCATCTAAAACTTGTGTGTTTAAACTAG GTGACAGGGTAAAATACAGTTCATATTCTGGGGGAATATATCAGCTTCAGACAATTTCTACAAGGTACAG CAATCACATATACAGGGGTCCACCTAATGGAAGTCGGGGGAAGGTTGTCTTACTTTTCGATGATAATCCCTTGTCAAAAATTGGTGTAAGATTTGATAAACCCATACCTGATGGAGTTGACCTTGGAGGTTGCTGTGAGGGTGGTCAAGGATTTTTCTGCCATG TGAATGATCTTCGGTTGGAAAACAGTGGCATTGAAGAACTTGACAAATTACTCATTAATACATTATTTGAG GTTGTGGTCAGTGAGAGCAGAAATGAACCCTTCATTTTGTTCATGAAAGATGCAGAGAAGTCTATAGTAGGAAACGGAGatccattttcatttaaaagtAGGCTTGAAAATCTTCCGGACAACGTGGTGGTAATAGGTTCACATACTCACACTGACAGTCGCAAAGAGAAG TCACATCCTGGGGGTTTACTTTTTACGAAGTTTGGCAGTAATCAGACGGCTCTTCTTGATTTGGCTTTCCCC gATAGTTTTGGAAGATTGCATGACAGGGGAAAGGAGGTCCCAAAGCCAAACAAAACCTTAACTAAACTTTTCCCGAATAAAGTGACAATTCACATGCCACAG GATGAAGTACTTCTAGCATCTTGGAAGCAGCAACTTGATCGAGATGTTGAGACTCTTAAAATTAAAGGAAATTTGCACAATTTACGTTCT GTTTTGAGCCGTTGTGGGGTGGAATGTGAAGGGCTTGAATCCTTGTGCATTAAGGATCAAACACTTAGTATTGAAA ATGCAGAGAAGATTGTTGGTTGGGCTATAAGCCGACATCTCATGCAGAATGCTGAAACTGATCCTGATGCAAAGCTTGTGTTGTCTTGTGAgag CATCCAGTATGGAATTGGCATCTTACAGTCTATCCAGAATGAGTCAAAAAGCCTGAAGAAGTCTCTTAAG GATATTGTAACAGAAAATGAGTTTGAAAAGAGGCTTTTGGCTGATGTTATTCCACCTAACGACATTGGTGTTACTTTTGAGGATATTGGAGCTCTTGAAAATGTCAAGGATACATTGAAGGAATTGGTTATGCTTCCTTTACAGAGGCCTGAGTTATTTTGCAAAGGGCAATTAACCAAG CCATGCAAGGGCATTCTTTTATTTGGTCCTCCTGGAACAGGCAAGACAATGCTTGCAAAGGCAGTTGCTACCGAAGCTGGTGCAAATTTCATCAACATTTCCATGTCGAGTATCACATCTAAG TGGTTTGGTGAGGGCGAAAAATATGTGAAAGCTGTTTTTTCCCTGGCAAGTAAAATTGCTCCTAGCGTGATATTTGTTGACGAA GTTGATAGCATGTTGGGCAGGAGGGAAAATCCTGGGGAGCATGAGGCCATGCgaaagatgaaaaatgaattcATGGTGAATTGGGATGGCTTACGCACGAAGGATACTGAGAGAGTTCTGGTGCTTGCAGCCACTAATAGGCCTTTTGACCTAGATGAAGCTGTCATAAGGAGGCTGCCTCGGAG GTTAATGGTAAATTTGCCAGATGCTCCAAATAGAGCAAAAATATTGAAAGTCATACTGGCAAAAGAAGATTTGTCTTCTGGTCTTGATTTGAATGCAATTGCAAGTATGACTGATGGATATTCCGGAAGTGACCTTAAG AATTTGTGTGTAACTGCTGCACATTGTCCAATTAAAGAGATATTAGAGAAGGAAAAAAAG GAACAGGCTGCTGCTCTGGCAGAAGGTAGACCTGCTCCAGCAATAAGTGGAAGTGCAGATATCCGATCTTTAAACATGGAAGATTTCAAGTATGCTCATCAACAG GTGTGTGCAAGCGTTTCCTCTGAATCCGTAAATATGACGGAGCTTCAACAATGGAATGAACTATACGGTGAAGGTGGTTCAAGAGTAAAAAGAACATTAAGCTATTTCATGTGA